Proteins encoded within one genomic window of Columba livia isolate bColLiv1 breed racing homer chromosome 1, bColLiv1.pat.W.v2, whole genome shotgun sequence:
- the LOC135575858 gene encoding ankyrin repeat domain-containing protein 35-like, producing the protein MVEFLIQKGADVHTRDLHDRTTLVIAAYAGNVNVLRLLLQHGVDLFHRNKHGFDDLGNRRQFKPEVIKTLEEYENCKRTGERSVGGTGGPAVPEISCSGTTAAPPMGAPVQTGAGVLPEAGAQQEEECDSVSDLDLTSLKVGPNWACLLLSSFPSASDTGLECQYLFGQNRPLRSSSPAAQLALPSPELNHVP; encoded by the exons ATGGTTGAGTTCCTCATTCAAAAAGGAGCTGATGTGCACACTCGAGATCTGCATGACAG GACCACTCTTGTGATTGCCGCTTATGCTGGGAATGTGAATGTACTACGGCTTCTTCTTCAGCATGGTGTTGATCTTTTTCATCGAAACAAGCATGGCTTTGACGATTTGGGTAATCGCCGTCAGTTTAAGCCTGA AGTTATAAAGACACTGGAGGAATATGAAAACTGTAAAAGAACAGGAGAACGCTCTGTAGGAGGCACAGGAGGTCCAGCAGTACCTGAGATCTCTTGCTCTGGGACGACTGCTGCCCCTCCCATGGGAGCACCTGTGCAGACTGGAGCAG GTGTCTTGCCAGAAGCTGGAGCACAGCAAGAGGAGGAATGTGACTCCGTGTCTGATTTAGACCTAACTTCTCTGAAGGTGGGGCCCAACTGGGCTTGCTTACTTTTGagctcttttccttctgcttctgacACAGGCTTGGAATGCCAGTATCTCTTCGGTCAAAacagacccttaagatcatcgagtccagctgcacagctggcactgccaagtccagaactgaaccatgtcccttaG